From the Paraflavitalea soli genome, the window ATCCGTACACAATGGGCCTGGCGCGATTGGGTCATCCATGCATTCAATAAAAACCTTGCTTACGATCAGTTCCTGACCTGGCAAATTGCAGGCGATCTGTTGCCCGACGCTACCAAAGAACAAATGCTGGCCACCGGCTTTTTCCGCAACCACAAGTTTACTGAAGAAGGGGGTGTTATACCTGAAGAGTACCGCGTGGAATACAACCTCGATAAAACTAAGACCTACGGTAAAGGCATCATGGGCATTACCATCGAATGCGCCCAATGCCACGATCATAAATACGACCCTTTCAGCCAGAAAGACTACTACCAGCTCTTCGCTTTTTTCAACAATACAAAAGAAGTAGGATATGAAGGCGATGTTACCCAGTCGAAGCCCGCAAAAAAGCCTGTCCTGCAAATATCGCAGGACGAAAGACAACAACTGCTCAACTTCATCAATTATAAAGATACCGGCAGCCTCTTTGTGTCTGTAATGGGGGATAATGATACCCTCCGTAAAACCTATGTATTGAAAAGAGGCTCCTATGATGCCCCATCAGTGGAAGTAAGCCCTGCGGCAGTGAATGCCGTCATGCCTTATGATACTACCCGGTATCAGCGCAACAGGTTGGGCCTCGCTGCCTGGACCGTCAACAAAAATAATCCCCTTACTGCACGCGTATTTGTAAACCAGCTATGGCAGGAGTTCTTTGGAAAAGGCATTGTAAAGACCACTGGTGATTTCGGTATGCAGGGCGAGCTGCCTTCTCATCCGGCCCTGCTCGATTGGATGGCCATTGATTTCATGGAACACAAGTGGGATATCAAAAGGCTCGTAAAACAAATGGTGATGAGCGCTACTTACAGGCAGTCCACCAAAGTTACTCCTGACAAGCTCGGCATCGATCCCGACAATATTTACCTCTCCCACGGGCCCCGCAACAGGCTCCCGGCAGAATTTATCAGGGATATGGTGCTCGCCAGCAGTGGATTGCTCATCAATACCATCGGAGGTCCCAGCGTAAAACCTTACCAGCCCAAAGGTTTGTGGGAAGCAGCTACCTCCGGCAGGGGTGTATTGGCCACCTACCAGCAGGATCATGGCGAACAATTATACCGCCGTGGTATGTATACCTTTATCAAGCTCACCGTGCCGCCTCCTTCCATGCTGATATTTGATGCCAGCAACCGTGATCAATGCGAGGTCAAGCGATTAAAGACCAATACCCCCTTGCAGGCCCTCATTATGATGAACGATCCCACTACCCTCGAAGCTTCCCGTGTACTGGCACAACAGCTTGAGGCGCAAAGCGGATCTGCAAAAGATAAAATAGCAACCGCCTTCCGCCGCATCATTTGTCGTAAGGCATCCGATAAGGAACTGCAGGTATTGCAATCTTATTACGAGGAGCAACTGAAACTGTTCTCACAAAAACAACTCGATGCAGCAAAGACCTTAAAAGTGGGCGAATACCCGGGCAACGATAAACTTGATGCCAATACCTGTGCTGCATTAATGAAAACCGTCAATACAATTTATAACCTGGAAGAAGCCATCTCCAAATCATAGGAGAAAGCCCGGCAGCAATGCCCCGGTTTAAAACATTGGATATGAAAAAAGAAATACTGGAACATGGACTCAGCTACAACCGCCGCAAGTTCCTGTCCAGGCTCAGTCTTGGCATAGGTAGCGTGGCCCTGGGGTCATTATTGATACCAGACCTTTTTGGTAAAGATCCTGAAGAGGCCATCATAGCAGGCCTCCCCCGTTTTGCACCCAAAGCAAAACGCATCATCTACCTGTTCCAGAATGGCGCTCCATCTCAATTGGACCTGTTCGATTACAAGCCCCTCCTCCAAAAGATGCATGGCCAGGACCTCCCGGCAAGCATCCGTATGGGCCAGCGCCTGACAGGCATGACCAGCGGCCAGGAGCATTTTCCACTGGCAGGTTCCATCTTCCGGTTTGACGAGTACGGACGGGCAAGAGCGCATATCAGTGAATTACTCCCTTATACAGCAGGGGTGGTAGACGATCTCTGTATCATCAAGACATTGTATACCGAGGCCATCAACCACGATCCCGCACTCACCTTTTTTCAAACAGGTGCACAGGTGGGCAACAGGCCCAGCATGGGCGCCTGGTTGAGTTATGGATTGGGCAGCGAGAATAAGAACCTGCCGGCATTCTGTGTGCTCCTGTCCAAAGGCAAGGGCAATGGTCAGGGTGTTTATGGAAAACTGTGGACCAATGGTTTCCTCGATTCCATGCACCAGGGTGTACAGTTCAGCAGTGGCGAGAATCCCGTGCTCTACCTCAACAATCCCGAGAGCATGGACAAGGCCGACAGGCGAAAGATGCTGGATAAAGTAGCCGAGCTCAATGAAGCGTCTTACCAGGAGTTTGGTGATCCTGAAATAAAGGCCAAGATCCAGCAATATGAAATGGCCTTTCGCATGCAGACCGCTGTGCCCGAAATTACCGACATGAACAAAGAGCCCGAATCCATCATCAAGCTCTACGGCCCTGATTGCCTGGTGCCCGGCTCCTATGCCGCCAATTGTCTGCTGGCCCGCAAGTTGAGTGAAAGTGGCGTTCGCTTTGTACAATTGTACCACCAGGGTTGGGATGCACACGATAACCTGCCCGGACAGATAAAAGGACAATGCAAGGATGTGGACCAGGCCAGTGCCGCCCTGATTACTGACCTCAAGCAGCGTGGTCTGCTCGATGAGACCCTGGTCATTTGGGGAGGCGAGTTTGGCCGTACCAACTACTGCCAGGGCAACCTGACCAAAGACAATTATGGCAGGGACCACCACCCCCGTTGTTTCACCGTGTGGATGGCTGGTGGCGGCGTGAAGCCCGGCGTGTATGGCGAAACCGATGAATTTGGTTACAACATAGCCAGCAATCCCGTGCATGTGCACGACTTCCATGCCACCATTTTGAACCTGATGGGCCTCAACCATGAGCAACTTGTTTTCAAGCACCTTGGCCGCCGCTATCGCCTCACCGATGTCGCCGGCAATGTGGTCAAAGACCTGATTGCGTAATTGCCTGAACAGGGTGGGTCGCCTTTCAAAGGCGGCTCACCCTGTTCAGGCCGTCGTCCCGACCTATGGCCGGGATGACGTCTATTTCAAAGCCTCCGGCTTTATTGCCCC encodes:
- a CDS encoding PSD1 and planctomycete cytochrome C domain-containing protein, with protein sequence MIITDCFRRFKWLWIACTLCLAIMIATLACNPKASSGKVAGTISYNFHIRPILSDKCFVCHGPDANKRAAHLRLDNPESAYAPLTETKGAFAIVPGKPDESELYKRIISTDPAYQMPAAESHLGLLNEHEISLVRKWIQQGAKYERHWAFIPPVKAALPEVDNQQWVKNELDNFILAAMQEKGLKPNEEADKERLLKRVAFDLTGLPPTMQMMDDFINDASSNAYEKMVDRLLASPAYGEKMAVHWLDVARYSDSYGYQDDNIRTQWAWRDWVIHAFNKNLAYDQFLTWQIAGDLLPDATKEQMLATGFFRNHKFTEEGGVIPEEYRVEYNLDKTKTYGKGIMGITIECAQCHDHKYDPFSQKDYYQLFAFFNNTKEVGYEGDVTQSKPAKKPVLQISQDERQQLLNFINYKDTGSLFVSVMGDNDTLRKTYVLKRGSYDAPSVEVSPAAVNAVMPYDTTRYQRNRLGLAAWTVNKNNPLTARVFVNQLWQEFFGKGIVKTTGDFGMQGELPSHPALLDWMAIDFMEHKWDIKRLVKQMVMSATYRQSTKVTPDKLGIDPDNIYLSHGPRNRLPAEFIRDMVLASSGLLINTIGGPSVKPYQPKGLWEAATSGRGVLATYQQDHGEQLYRRGMYTFIKLTVPPPSMLIFDASNRDQCEVKRLKTNTPLQALIMMNDPTTLEASRVLAQQLEAQSGSAKDKIATAFRRIICRKASDKELQVLQSYYEEQLKLFSQKQLDAAKTLKVGEYPGNDKLDANTCAALMKTVNTIYNLEEAISKS
- a CDS encoding DUF1501 domain-containing protein gives rise to the protein MKKEILEHGLSYNRRKFLSRLSLGIGSVALGSLLIPDLFGKDPEEAIIAGLPRFAPKAKRIIYLFQNGAPSQLDLFDYKPLLQKMHGQDLPASIRMGQRLTGMTSGQEHFPLAGSIFRFDEYGRARAHISELLPYTAGVVDDLCIIKTLYTEAINHDPALTFFQTGAQVGNRPSMGAWLSYGLGSENKNLPAFCVLLSKGKGNGQGVYGKLWTNGFLDSMHQGVQFSSGENPVLYLNNPESMDKADRRKMLDKVAELNEASYQEFGDPEIKAKIQQYEMAFRMQTAVPEITDMNKEPESIIKLYGPDCLVPGSYAANCLLARKLSESGVRFVQLYHQGWDAHDNLPGQIKGQCKDVDQASAALITDLKQRGLLDETLVIWGGEFGRTNYCQGNLTKDNYGRDHHPRCFTVWMAGGGVKPGVYGETDEFGYNIASNPVHVHDFHATILNLMGLNHEQLVFKHLGRRYRLTDVAGNVVKDLIA